The DNA region TGTCGTTGccgatgatgtgatgattatgatccaTCTCgaccattatttttattaaataatttttcaaccaTAAACATTAATGAATGTGGTAGAGAGGGAGAGAATATTCTAGGTAAATTTTGTGATacctagaatttttttttttttttttggtaatgaaaaattctaattcaCCTTCCCATCCACCATCAGTCAactctgaaaaaaaagtctgcttgttgttttgtttgctgtCTACATTGGATATCATCTAATCATCTTTAagctacttttttttcactcataTTCACTGTGCCGgtacctttttttttgttacttgaatgaatgaaattattagATCACTCCTATATAGGTAGGCGGTTTGGTCGGtggaaatttcaattaaaaatttttttttctgctccattatttgtctgtttgtggttgtgtgtatgtgtgtgtgtgtgacagtttcattttttccattttttcaatttcctaCCTTTTTTTAGttgtgaatttgaatttattaattaattttttctttttatttttctctcatcaaaacaaaaatttcaaaatgtcATTTCATCTCTTTCGttataaataatttaaaGTGGTTGGctttttttgaacattttttattattattattgtcattttttttcgagaaaaaaaatggattttttctccaaCATTCTCAAGAATACAGTGAATAAAGCCGAAACATTGGGTAAAGCAGCAACGGCTGCTGTTAATTCTACATTGAATCCAACCGGatcaaatacaacaacaacaacaacaaccggtaatgatgaacaaaatgataataatacaacttatgaacaacaacaacaacaagaagatgtcaataatgttgatgtcaATTATAGTGACggtaaaattatcattatcatcatatataatctAAATTTGTTAAatctaattcattcatttatttatttatttatttattcattcaattagaTCAAACATATacgacaacagcagcagcatatGCTACTGAAGAATTGTTGaatatggatgaaaaatcatcGGCTGCTGCATTCAATTATGCTGAAACATCACAAAAAGCCATTGAATCGGCCAAATATTTTGGAAGTAAATAAatacattgttttttttcttaatttttcttttgattaattaataatttctttttttttcaatatcacgTCATTAGATTTCATTGCAAATGTAGCAAGTAAAGCTGGACAAACAGTAACGGCAACagcaaaacaattgaaaagtACAGTGGAAAATGTTGGCCTAATGCAAGATTTTACCAAAGAACAGCAAGAATTTATTAAAGAACATGGTGGTAAAACTGATTTGGCTGAACCACCATGGATtggttgtgatgatgaagaaaaagttAAAGTGGAAATATTAAGCCTTTCACAGGATAAACGAAATTTTGTTCGTAGTCCACCGGCTGGTGTTGAATTTCCATTCGATATGAATGATTCGTATCCGGTTGCATTGGCATTATTACGTGAAGATCCTGAGCTTGCTAAAATGCGATACGAAATTGTTCCTAAAttgtaaatgaatttttttttgccaaattttaatcttttttcttatttaaaaaaaaatccattttttttttctcacacaGAGTAAATGAGGAAacattttggaaaaattatttctatCGTGTATCGCTCATTAAACAGGATCCAAATCTTGCCAGTAATAATTTGGGAATTGGAAATaatggtagtggtggtggtggcggtggtggtacTGGTAAAGCATCTGGTTGGggttcatcaaaatcatcatcatctgaaggACCGGATGAtccaaatgatcaaattgaaacgATGGGCGAAACTGAATTTATTTCGGATACATTCCAAAATTCCAATATATCGGTTGATGATGTACGCCAAGATATGTATAAACTTGGCATTCATACCAATGATGGTatttaaatacaaaaaaaaaaaatatatgatgataatattcaaaaccaaatatttcattcatttagaacatatttatttatttgcaccttttttttgttttcttttttttttgtttttttgttttttttttcattcaacctCTTCAACAAATATTTATAGACATTGATGAAGAACTAGCTAAAGATTTgcaagaatttgattttgtttccaatAATGAAACCGGaaaagttgatgatgacgaaatcAACAGGGAGCTTGCCAATTTCGatattaaataaaataaaaaaaccccaatattttcaatcgatgtgaccaaaaacaaagaagaccacatacacacatatatacacacacacacacacacacacacacacagacacagacacatCTTATATCACAAACATAAATACCTGGTCTATACAGAATATCatcacgcacacacacacacacacacagctaccaccaccaatgtTATATGCACGATATAAATATGTAGTGAAcgtaaattttcatttttttccctatttaaaacattcattttatggaatttaaattctgaaaaatgaaaaatgacacaaacacaaaaaaattcaagcaaTAATAACTTATatacacactcacacacacacacacacacacacatgaatatCTGTTATTagatttattgttgttcaaactttttctcttcttccTAATAGTTAttctgattgattattatcatcatcatcatcattctcgtgtaaactgtttttttccttcctatatttttttttccccactACTACTATATATTGTCTATttgctttttcttttttctgtttctgtcattgttataaataatattgatttgatattcattaataatcgattgattgattgattgattgattttatttcctTTTGAATTACCaagaatttttgaataaattaatttggcatgaatttttcttcttttttttgttgttataacATTTTTggtgaatgaacaaaacaaaaaaaaaaaaacaaaacgaaacacGTTGTTGTAAACGTAAATagccatacacacacacacacacacagatacacAAAAATACATTATgctcatcatttatttatttatatggaTTGATccataattcattcatgttataaatataaaatacaTCTGAAAACCCAATagacacacaacacacatacTGGCTACtcttatttcaatttaaatatcAGATTTTATATaggacaacaaaaaaaaaagaaaatgaaaatagccaccaattgtcatcatacatcatcatttttctgctgttttttccgttttttttttcaccaccaaatcataataatattttctgttttcttttcttgtttttttttgtttgattcaagAAATTTGTAAAAGAAAACGAACCATCCAACAAATGTCTTgtaatgtgtatgtgtccttttcatttatttaaaatttatatttactttttcttctttcagttcttccaacaacaacaacaacaacaacaaaaatgcttattatcatcactttCACTTATCAATGATCAACTGATGCTtatgttttgaaaaataaaacaaaacagaaaaattttacacacacaaacgcaCACATATTCACAATTATACAGTTGtgtaattcattcattcattcacatattTATAGCCATTGCTGAACAttcataatatatatattaaaagATTAAAATTACATTGTaagttaaaatttttttcgttgatttatttaaatttcaaattacaaatgattttgcaaaaaaaaaaaaaaataattatcaaatgattgaaatgaatgaatgaatatcaataaaaagtttttttttgttgttctctttgtttatttattgattgaatttttttttctttttttattagaaATATGTACTTCTCATTCCTGTtgtcaattgttgttgttgttgatgatgatgatctaatgataatgaatttgatgttgAATGATGTTGTCgccatatattcatttttgtttgtctacTATTCGGTGTTTGTGGTGATGTTGGTGTTTTTAAATCTTGTTCCATTGTTGAATCTTCACGTGAATATGATCGTACTAATTTTATACGATTATTACGGTTATTATTTACACCTGATAATGGTGTATGAtccaatgattgttgttgttgttgattcggatgtaatgattgttgtttgtttagaTTGTGTTTGTTCATATATTGTAGATCCAATGATTTTGCCGGTATTCGGCTTCCAGTATCGACAACAGcaactttttgttgttgctgctgttgttgttgttgtttcatctgttgtttcattttttgtcgtCGAATATCTTGTTTAAAATATcgtaatttttcaatcaatttttcactaTCTGAATCTGAATAATTGCTTGGTGATGGAGATTTTTGTATATCGCCTATTGGATTATCCGGTACAagtaatttttgttgttttgatgtaTTATCCAATTTAATtggttcaattttcattggatttttcgttgtattattgtttgttgtagTTTGGGTGGttggatgtttttttgtttcaataattcGAATAAATTGTGGCCGATATGTTGTACGATTTTCTTTATTACcatcattcataatattTACCATTGCcgttgattgtttgattgatttgacattttcgttatttttcGTTATAGCTGTAGTGGATTTTTTCGTACCAATCAATTCGGGAATTTTTGTTGCCATATTGTTTACTTTATGCTGTGCTGTACTAGAactaaatcaaaatgaaagagagaaaaaaaaatagaaaattagATCCAgttatattttatttgtaattTCATTACCAATTAGTTTTTGTCTTGCTTGCATTGGTCagctgatgttgttgttgtttttgttgttgttgtggttgttgtgattgttgtgattgtttCATCTCAAATCGATcttttttatccattattTCTTTAGTTTTATTCTCCCAAAAATCTTGATAGcaacgaaattttttcgtattattcaaattattcaattctttttctctttgtttcTGTTCAGGTGATGCTGAACTACGTCTTATATGGCTAAGATAATCAACACgtaatgattgatcattcattgaattggcTGCCTGTTCAGCCCAACCAATCGATTTGGATTTgaccattgtttttttatttttaattttattcaattcttctTTAGACATGAGTGGTTTTTCACGAATATCGacagggaaaaaaatctgtttaAATGCATCCTGTGATTTAGCCACTTTGGATGGTGCTAATAAATGATCTTCCGgttcatcaccaccattgccaccattattattatcatcatcaacttcgGTTTGTAGAAGACTACATTTATCCGGATCAATTTCCGAACTAAGATCATTATTCTGACTTGTAGTTGTACTGTCCTCTTCAAAACTAGCCATACtaatattttcatcgaaaaaaagttgCTGTTCGGATTTATATTTTCGTATCTCTTTTGGACTATTCTCAGCCGTCATTATTGTTGGCGATGTTGGTTCCGAttgttcatcaccattattagttttagatttttttgcaCCAAAACGTAATGGagataatgaatgattacgGCGAACTTTTGAACGATTTGAATATCGATTTAGGCTTAGATTTGATGTTCGTTGTGGCTGTTGTTTACCATGTTgtaattgattatgattaatgCTTAACAAATCCATTGTATTgagtgatgaaaatgattttgacaTTGCACCTTTGTGCATTTTATTCGACGgtatttcaaacaaaacacgtTCAATACGTCTACGTCGTTCTTCGGGTGTTTCAAAACGACGTTTCGGTGATGATGGCtgttttggtgatgattcgGCTGCCGTCGATATGAttggattattattctgatcAACTATGTGAAAATTGtgttattttaaattttgtcagattttttttttatttggctAGAAACTTACCTTTTTTACTTTCTTCATTGTCTTTTTGACTACTTTTAGGCGTTGAAAGTAAATCAATACATTTGTTCAATGTATTCGGATCAATGGCAACATTATTACGAACTTTACTTAACATTGATTCAATCTGTACGGTGGTCGGTGATTCCGGTATTCGTGTCAGTACCatatttgatgttgatgccGATGTACGAACACGTGGTGTTAATTTTAATGTTCGACATGGTtttgttgacgatgatgttgttgttggtgatgatacaTCACCTGAATCAAttggattattattcgaatcTAAACATGTGGATTCGGTTATCGGTTTGAATGCAGAATTTGTAGATGTAATAAATTGTTTATCGGTAAcagaatttttatcattcacatcaccatcatcatcgttattattattatcaatattttttactGTTATATCCAAGGTATTTGTCGTTGTATTTTTAGTGAAATTTTGTATTTCTTCAATTATCATATTACGTTGTCGAATAAGTTCGGCCATACGTTCATCGATTTCTTCCAATTCATGTTCATGTCTTTTAAGCATTTGATCACGTTCTTCACGtagaatattttcattttgttgatttatcaataatttttgtaaatAAGTTTCCATATtcattgtgtttgtattattGCTGCATTcgattattgttgaattaaATAACGTTTGCTAAATAAGAAtcacaaattcaaaatgacgAAAATAAACGAATTGATGACACTggattaaaaatgaattgaaattatatCACAAGAaaagacaataataataatgaatgatgatgataaaaagcATGaatcataacaacaacaacaacaacatcatcatcatttatattaatGTACCGtattttatcatcagaaagtattatttttctttcacaagATCTAaagccaaattttttttttctctctctctctctctctctcttcgtATCGATAAAACAATACgcatcaagtttttttttcttcttaaaGATTctatatctatctatccatacatacatatggacaaaatatgaagaataaaaaagaaaaagaaatcgtATATATTAATAAGAATCAAGGCTATATTGGAATCGtagaatgagagaaaaagagagagaaaaaaatgagaggATAACTGCGACAACATGAATTGCATTtgtatgaattgaatttattttcatttacttgttttaattctttgaattcaaaatccaACCATAAGCcaccgcacacacacacacacacacatttacatACAGACATCAAAGCCAAAAAAGACATAAGATTTCGGttattttaccatttttacATATACCCGATATATtggtatgaatttttttttctattcgcTTTCTCTTGTTTGAAATTCCAATAGTTTGCAAGGTGCATTTAGTTTAGTTGAGGCAGCATTTTTTGTATTGCCAATGTTAACGAATTTTGTTGCTCGCAACACtttcaatgaacaaaaaaaaaaaatttgtaattgCCAATGTTGACTCGTGTAAACGCACCTTatgtctttgtgtgtgtgtgtgtgtgtgcgtgtttatgtttgtttgtgtatgtatatgGGATTGAATATGGTTTAACCTTatggtgaatgaatgaatgaatgaatggattaaCCAGaaatcgtttttatttttctttttctttttttgtcataagaaaataaatgaaattgccaatttcaattcataaaCATTTACGGCAATTGTTTGGCAATGGATGAAAATGTCGaagaatataataatgacaatcatcatcatcatcatcatatataaaatagATAGATTTGTCGACATTGTTGAAATGtctggaaaagaaaaaaaagaaaacaaacaaaaaaaattgtcgccttcatcatcaaaagattcttataaagatgatgatgagttgtaaggaaaaaaaacgaaaaaaaccttagaatcatatttataataataactagAGCTTGAATATAATTGTTGCCATGATCACATCAACATGAAATAAATCCATCCATTTTAAACGATTAATGGCTATATTCGTTAGGTCGAAGCCTGCGACATATCaaattgaagaagaaaaaaaaaaacattctgtttcagaaatcttttttaatttgaaatccAGCTGTtgagaagagaaaaaaaaacttttttttctcttttaattatcattttcaagaaTTCCAGAACAAAATTAGtaagacagacagacagacagagaattaaaaaaaaagaaattaatgaatgggatcaaataatatatttttgttgttgttgttgttgttttctatCGATAATTGGCAATTCTAGATTTTCTACATTCAACATTCTATTTAGAATATTCGATTTGTGTATGTGGGTGTTCTAATtcagacaagaaaaaaaaaatacaagatatgatgatgaacattaaTTAGAAAAATTCGTAATTCCcaaaatgtgaatgattgGTGATTATAATTCCGAAATGATGTTCgtcaatcaatttcttttaGTATTTAACGAACGTGAGTTTCCCTCCCCCTCGAGGTCAATTGCTTCTGTCCAAGGCTTCCGGCATAGACCTAAATCCTTGTGCATGATGTACACTAATGTCGGCTTGTAagcgaaaataaaattacaaGCGATACAGAATAACGAGCTGAACAAACTATAGAAATTCTTTTCTATATATAGATACGTTGACGTCAATTGGAAAATGGTTTTCACTTCttgacgatgattatgattcatACCCATTCATTGGATGGATATAAAGTTTggaaaaatagagaaaaaaaaattggaaaaaaatggcacacaaacacacaaatgtgcacattgaaaaaaaaaaccattttcattgcttttttttcattagctatttgaattttttgttttgttttgttttgtttttcttttttgaattcttgccaaacacacaaatttcatcataatcatcgtcaGAATTCGaaaccaaatgaaacaaaacaaaacaaaacaaaatatattcatcgatgataatttcgagacaacaatgacgatgacgacgacgacgacgacgacggctacgatgataacgatgacgAAAATAACATCCcaaaaacattattcatattcatagtTATTCATTATGGATTGagaattgttgtttatgaaatgtgaatgatCGCATTAAATGCAACcatcaaccaacaacaacaatgaaaaaaaaaatttattatcactaaaataaatgaatgagagaaaaaaaggaaaaaaaattcctgcCAATTTTttacttcttttttttctctatattACACACCcacatattcattcattcacttaaTCAGGTAATAACATCATTTAGGACAATTTCTTTGctcaaattttatcatttcatatatCAGAACGAATTGTTTGTCGCGCTTTGTTGCGTTGACATTTAGAGGATAATGACATTATATCCTggattctatcatcatcatcatcatcatgaacattaaatttttaaatatagAATACGGAAGAATTGATTCCCAATTCCAAGCCCAACTCAACTGTTGAgtacaacttttttttctggaatttttttatggaaTGAATCgctgatttttgtttttgctttgtttgtCTATTCATctatataatataaacaaaagaaaaactaggaattaggaaaaaaattatgattcattcattttcatacttttttttcttgtatttgATTGGAATCAAATCTCAGACaggcaaacaaacaaacaaacaaacaaagggTACTTTGTTTGagcacatcatcatccatatgcCATATATATTCTTAATTCTTAATATATTTTGGCATATGGATATGTCAGATCATCAAATgtgtaaaaataaataaaaacatctgtgtgtatgtatcatgtcaatgtttgtgtgtgtgtgtatgtgtgtatgtgcatgatttgaattgtttttatttttaatgtttttatttttttgtttgcactCAAGGAAgtttatattgatgatgatgattaaaaagtaagtgaaaaaaagacgaatttttcgttcttttatatattttttttttttttggtgaaatttgccaattttttttcgatgaaaataattagaaaaaaagtggatAACATGGCCTCATTttacatcattttcatcatcatcatcatcatcatcaaacgatAGAGTGATGTAACCATCatccacatacacacacacacacacacacacacgcccACTCAAGAAtgacaaacaagaaaatttcttcatttttttttattcgagcAATAGCCTTAAAGAAGcaaccgagaaaaaaaaaagttcatcgCCACATAGCCGAAAgtttattctttttctttttctttttcatttcattcattctttcacTGTAGAATATATGTAATTTAATCACTTccttgttatttttattacaatagggtgtgtgtatgtgtgtgtgtttgaatcaaacattaacagaatcaaaaaaaaaacaagaattaaatgaacaaaaaaaaagaaaaatggatGGATTATTTCACGATTCTTTTGTTGGAAGAATGAcgagaaaaatatttccgGTTtctaaagatgatgatgatgcgttGCTGAGTAGAATCAGAATGAGAATATGAAGattgaaagagaaaatttattatcatcattcagatCAATGTACACAGCAAGACAATTGTTCTGTGTTTCtgtatttcttttttttctggtaaaaTAGTCatcatggatgatgatggtgatgttgatggacTCGATACTCGCACTCTATGCT from Dermatophagoides farinae isolate YC_2012a chromosome 5, ASM2471394v1, whole genome shotgun sequence includes:
- the Sap47 gene encoding synapse-associated protein 47kD isoform X2, with product MNEIIRSLLYSGWLFLNIFYYYYCHFFSRKKMDFFSNILKNTVNKAETLGKAATAAVNSTLNPTGSNTTTTTTTGNDEQNDNNTTYEQQQQQEDVNNVDVNYSDDQTYTTTAAAYATEELLNMDEKSSAAAFNYAETSQKAIESAKYFGNFIANVASKAGQTVTATAKQLKSTVENVGLMQDFTKEQQEFIKEHGGKTDLAEPPWIGCDDEEKVKVEILSLSQDKRNFVRSPPAGVEFPFDMNDSYPVALALLREDPELAKMRYEIVPKLVNEETFWKNYFYRVSLIKQDPNLASNNLGIGNNGSGGGGGGGTGKASGWGSSKSSSSEGPDDPNDQIETMGETEFISDTFQNSNISVDDVRQDMYKLGIHTNDDIDEELAKDLQEFDFVSNNETGKVDDDEINRELANFDIK
- the Sap47 gene encoding synapse-associated protein 47kD isoform X1, which gives rise to MDFFSNILKNTVNKAETLGKAATAAVNSTLNPTGSNTTTTTTTGNDEQNDNNTTYEQQQQQEDVNNVDVNYSDDQTYTTTAAAYATEELLNMDEKSSAAAFNYAETSQKAIESAKYFGNFIANVASKAGQTVTATAKQLKSTVENVGLMQDFTKEQQEFIKEHGGKTDLAEPPWIGCDDEEKVKVEILSLSQDKRNFVRSPPAGVEFPFDMNDSYPVALALLREDPELAKMRYEIVPKLVNEETFWKNYFYRVSLIKQDPNLASNNLGIGNNGSGGGGGGGTGKASGWGSSKSSSSEGPDDPNDQIETMGETEFISDTFQNSNISVDDVRQDMYKLGIHTNDDIDEELAKDLQEFDFVSNNETGKVDDDEINRELANFDIK
- the Sap47 gene encoding synapse-associated protein 47kD isoform X3 encodes the protein MDFFSNILKNTVNKAETLGKAATAAVNSTLNPTGSNTTTTTTTGNDEQNDNNTTYEQQQQQEDVNNVDVNYSDDQTYTTTAAAYATEELLNMDEKSSAAAFNYAETSQKAIESAKYFGNFIANVASKAGQTVTATAKQLKSTVENVGLMQDFTKEQQEFIKEHGGKTDLAEPPWIGCDDEEKVKVEILSLSQDKRNFVRSPPAGVEFPFDMNDSYPVALALLREDPELAKMRYEIVPKLVNEETFWKNYFYRVSLIKQDPNLASNNLGIGNNGSGGGGGGGTGKASGWGSSKSSSSEGPDDPNDQIETMGETEFISDTFQNSNISVDDTLMKN
- the LOC124499699 gene encoding uncharacterized protein LOC124499699, translated to MNMETYLQKLLINQQNENILREERDQMLKRHEHELEEIDERMAELIRQRNMIIEEIQNFTKNTTTNTLDITVKNIDNNNNDDDGDVNDKNSVTDKQFITSTNSAFKPITESTCLDSNNNPIDSGDVSSPTTTSSSTKPCRTLKLTPRVRTSASTSNMVLTRIPESPTTVQIESMLSKVRNNVAIDPNTLNKCIDLLSTPKSSQKDNEESKKVDQNNNPIISTAAESSPKQPSSPKRRFETPEERRRRIERVLFEIPSNKMHKGAMSKSFSSLNTMDLLSINHNQLQHGKQQPQRTSNLSLNRYSNRSKVRRNHSLSPLRFGAKKSKTNNGDEQSEPTSPTIMTAENSPKEIRKYKSEQQLFFDENISMASFEEDSTTTSQNNDLSSEIDPDKCSLLQTEVDDDNNNGGNGGDEPEDHLLAPSKVAKSQDAFKQIFFPVDIREKPLMSKEELNKIKNKKTMVKSKSIGWAEQAANSMNDQSLRVDYLSHIRRSSASPEQKQREKELNNLNNTKKFRCYQDFWENKTKEIMDKKDRFEMKQSQQSQQPQQQQKQQQHQLTNASKTKTNCSSTAQHKVNNMATKIPELIGTKKSTTAITKNNENVKSIKQSTAMVNIMNDGNKENRTTYRPQFIRIIETKKHPTTQTTTNNNTTKNPMKIEPIKLDNTSKQQKLLVPDNPIGDIQKSPSPSNYSDSDSEKLIEKLRYFKQDIRRQKMKQQMKQQQQQQQQQKVAVVDTGSRIPAKSLDLQYMNKHNLNKQQSLHPNQQQQQSLDHTPLSGVNNNRNNRIKLVRSYSREDSTMEQDLKTPTSPQTPNSRQTKMNIWRQHHSTSNSLSLDHHHQQQQQLTTGMRSTYF